From the Camelina sativa cultivar DH55 unplaced genomic scaffold, Cs unpScaffold04841, whole genome shotgun sequence genome, the window AGTTTTACCACACCGACCTGTTCGTCCTATCCTATGCACATAGTTCTCAATCTCTGCTGGCATGTCATAGTTGATGACATGTTGTATATCAGGGAAATCCAGACCCTTTGAAGCAATATCAGTTGCGACCAAGACATCTTTCTTCCCAGCCTTAAACGAAGAGATTGCGTACTCTCTGTCTTCTTGATCTTTTCCTCCATGGATGGCCACTGCTTCCACTCCTTTCAGTAACAAGTACTCGTgaatatcatcaacatcagcCTTGTTCTCACAGAATATTAAAACCGGTGGAGAGGTTTTCTGTAGACACT encodes:
- the LOC109131771 gene encoding DEAD-box ATP-dependent RNA helicase 35-like, whose product is TLLFSATMPTKIQIFARSALVKPVTVNVGRAGAANLDVIQEVEYVKQEAKIVYLLECLQKTSPPVLIFCENKADVDDIHEYLLLKGVEAVAIHGGKDQEDREYAISSFKAGKKDVLVATDIASKGLDFPDIQHVINYDMPAEIENYVHRIGRTGRCGKTGIATTFINKNQSETTLLDLKHLLQEAKQRIPPVLAELNDPM